In Mycobacterium sp. ITM-2016-00317, the genomic window CAAGGGCGAGCCGAGCAACCTCGGCGGGTTCGACGCCACCCAGATCGGCGGCTTCTACACCAAGGACGGCATCAACCACATGGTGGCGCAGAAGACCGTCGTGGTGCCCGGCCAGGACGGCCTCTTCGTGATCAAGTTGACCGCCGACGGTACCGAAGACCAGGCGTACCCGCTGATGGAAGCGACCGCGGCCATCGACGACCAGACCACGATCATTCCCTGACCGGCTCAGGCGCGTGACACTGCTCAGGCCCTTGACACTGCTCAGGCCCGTGACACCGCGGAGGCCTCGGCGATCTGCTCGGCGCTCGGACGCACCCCGGTGTAGCGCTCGAACTGTTCGGCGGCCTGTAGCGCGATCACCTCGGCACCGGTGATCACCTGCTTCGCCGCGGACCGGGCCGTGGCGATCAGCGGGGTCTCCGACGGCAGCGCCACCACGTCGAAGACGGTGTCGGCGGCGCCGATCGCGGCCTGTCCGAATGCGAGTTGGCGTTCCTCGGGCGCGCCGGCCATCCCGATCGGGGTGACGTTGACCAGGATCGGCGCGGTCACCGAGTCGACGTCGGCGGCGTAGGTGTAGCCGAGGCGGTCGGCCAGCGCCGCGCCGGAGTCCGGGTTGCGGGCGACGACGACGCCGGTGGTGAAGCCGGCGTCGACGAACGCCGCACCCACCGCCCTGGCCATGCCGCCGCTGCCCCGGAGCACCACCGGGTCGCCGGGGTCGAGCCCGTACTGCTCGATGAGTTGGCGCACCGCAAGGTAATCGGTGTTGGACGCGGTCAGCCGGCCGCCCGGCACCGACGTGTCGTTGACAATGGTGTTCACGGATTCGATGGCCCGCGCGGACGTTTCGACGTCGTCGACCAGCGCGAGCACGTCCTGCTTGAACGGCATGGAGACCGAGCAGCCGCGGATGCCGAGCGCGCGCACGCCACCGATGGCCGCGGCGATGTCGGTGGTCGTGAACGCCTTGTAGAGGAAGTCCAGGCCCAGCACGTCGTAGAGGTGGTTGTGGAATCTCGTGCCGATGTTGCTCGGCCGCCCGGCCAGCGAGATGCAGACCGTGGTGTCCTTCGACAGCGGGGGGCGCGTCATCCGGCAGCCCGTATCACCTGTCGGGCCACCGCGCGGATCTGGCCGACGAGTGCGTCGTCGAGCGGCAGGTCCTCGGCCTTCGGCACGGGGATCTCGGTGACCACGACGTTGAGGTCGTCGCGGTGCCACCTGGCGCCGTAGCGGTTGAGGATCGCGCGCATCGCGTAGTTGTCGGCGAAGACGCGGGCGGTGAACCGCTGCACCCCGTCGTATCCGGCGGCCACCGAGATCGCGCTCATCAGGAACGTGCCCAGTCCCCTGCCCTGGTAGGCGTCGCCGACGATGAACGCGATCTCGGCCTCCTCGGGGGTGTGCACGTCGCGCACGAAACGGACGTCGGCGACCACCGGGCCGTCGGGCCCCTCGGTCAGCACGAACACGAAGTGGTCCTGGTAGTCGACCTCGAACAGGTAGGCCAACAACGACTTCGTCGGCGCCCGCATCGACTGGAAGCGCCGGTACAGCGTCTCCCGGGAGAACTCGACGGGGGCTTCGGCGGTGCGCTCGACGTCGCCGGGCAACACCGGCCGCAGGTAGAGCACGGTGCCGTCGCGCATCGTGACCGGGATCGGCGTGACGAACGCGGCGATCCGCTGCCGCGCCGTGCGCACCAGCCGGTTCACCAGCCCGGGCACCTCGAGCATGGTGGCGAACGCCTCGCGGCCGCCCACCCAGCCGGTCAGCGGTTCGGTGGCCACCACCGTGGCGGTCCTCGGCACGTCGCGCAGCAGCGCGATCTCCCCGACGATCAGCCCGGGCTCCACGGTCACGACCGTGAGATGGCCGTCCTCGCCGGTATGGGTGACCTCGGCGCGGCCCGACCCGATCAGCAGGAATGACACCGCCTCCTCGCCCTGCTGCATCAGCACCTGGCCGGCGGCTGCGGTAAGCGGGCGCAACTGCGCGGCCAGCGGCACCAACGCCTCGGCGCCGATACCGTCGAAGATGGTCAGCGCGGCCAGGTCATCGGCTCGCACGGAGGTCAGGCCGGACACAGACACGAGGCTACGGGCGCGCGGGAACAACCGGCAAGGATGCGGCCGGACTGCAGCAAACACCGGTGTGAGTTGTGTCGCGATCGGGCCGATCCGCACGCGGCGCACCCGGCGGCACTGTTGGATGGCCGACAAGTCAACGGCGACGAAATGGTGTGTCATGCAACGGGACCAGCGGCGCGCTGACCACTATGAGTGGTTCAGCGGGTTCCTCGCGGCCCGTGGCGCGGCGCGCCCGGTGCGCCTGCTGGTCGCCGGCACCGCGTTGTCGATGGCCGCGGCGTTGCTCGTGCTGCTGACCGGCGCCGGCGGACCGCAGGGAGACACCGAGCGGGCGATGCTGCTGCTCGCGGTAGTCGGCGGCGTGGCCGGTACGGTGCTGTGGCTGTCGCGGTGGCCCACCCGGACGCAGTCGGGTGGGTTCGCCGTGGTGACCGCGCTGTCGATCGCGCTGGCCTGTGTGGCGTATCCGGATCCGCTGGCCGGGCTGCTCGGCTGCATCGCGTTCGCCACCATCGGGGCCTATGCGGCGTTCTTCCATTCGACGCGGATGGTGCTGGGCATCGTACTGTTCGCCGCCGCGGTGGCGTTCAGTCGCGCCGTGGTGCTGGCCGGCGACGGGCGGACCGCGCTGGCCGCCGTGGACTTCTTCCTTGTCGTGCAGGCCAATATCGCGATGCCCGTCGCGATCCACACGCTGCTGCGGGCGTTGCGCGGGGACCTGGTGGACGCCGACCTCGACCCGCTGACCGGCCTGCTGAACCGGCGCGCGTTCCGCAGGCTGACGCTGAACCTGTTCGACACCGGGCGCGGCGAGAGCTATCTGCTGGTGGCGCTTCTCGATCTCGACAACTTCAAGGGTGTCAACGACGCGCACGGGCACCTCGTCGGAGACCAGACGCTGGTGGCCGTGGCCGACGCACTACGGGCGACCGCGACACCGACGGCGGTGATCGCCCGCAGTGGCGGGGAGGAGTTCCTGATCGCCGACGTGGTGTCCACGGCCGACGCCGTGACCTCCTGTCAGCGGATCTGCGAGGCCATCGCCGATCTGCGCTCACCGGCGACCGTCACCGCCAGCGTGGGCACCGCCGTCGCCACGCTGGGCGACCGGCCCGCCGGCGCCCGCGACGAGCTCGTCGACCACCTCCTCACCGCCGCGGACGCGGCGATGTACCGCGCAAAACGCAACGGCGGCAATCAATGTCACCATCACGGCGTCTGGCCTTCAACGGGGCCACCGTGACGTTCTCAGGAAGCGAGGAAATGTGCGCACGGTGATCACCGGAGTCGATGCCGAGGGCAGGTCCTGCGTCGTCAGCGACGACGCGTTGACGTTGGACCAGTTGGCACCCGGTTTCGCGATGGGCATTCCGTACGCGACGTCGGCGAGCCCGCCGCCGTCGCGCCCCGCAGGAAGCGCACCGCTGATCGACCAGGGCATCGCGCCGGGACTGGTCCGGTGGATGGTCGTCGATCTGGGGCCCGACTCCGAGACCCCGATGCACCACACCGACACCCTGGACCTGGAGACCGTGGTGTCGGGCAGCGTCGAACTCGTCCTCGACGACGGGGCGCACCCGCTGCAGCCGGGCGACCTGGTGGTGCTCGCCGGCGTGGACCACGCGTGGCGGGCCGGGCCCGACGGCTGCCGCCTCAGCGCCGTGCTGATCGGCACGCCGCCACCCGCCTGACCGAACAGAACGGAACACGATGGATCGCGAAACCTACGAGAAGGGCCGGGAGATCCGCACCGCGGTGCTCGGCGAAGAGTACGTGCGGCGCGCCGCGGCCAACGCCGACGAGTTCTCCCAGCCGCTGCAGGATCTGGTGACCGAGTACTGCTGGGGCGCGGTGTGGGGGCGCGAAGGTCTGCCGCTCAAGACGCGCAGCATGCTGAATCTGGCGATGATCGCGACGCTGAACCGGCCGCACGAACTGGCCACCCACATCCGGGGTGCGCTGAGCAACGGTGTCACGCGCGACGAGATCCGGGAGATCTTCCTGCAGGTGGGTGTGTACGCGGGGATTCCCGCCGCCGTCGACAGCTTCCGGGTGGCCAGGGCTGCGTTCGCCGAACTCGAAGACGAGTGAGCGCGTCGAACGTCGGAGGGGACGTCGGATTCGTCGGCTTGGGGAACATCGGCTTCCCCGTCATGCGCCGGCTGGTTGCCGCCGGTCACCGGCTGGTGGTGTTCGACACCCGCGCGGAGGTGGTCGCGCAGGCGGTGGCCCTGGGCGCCGAGGCCGGCGCGTCGGTGCGCGATGTCGCCGACCGCGCCGAGACGGTGCTGGCCAGCCTGCCCACCCCGCAGGTGTCGAACGAGGTGGTCACCGAGGTGGCCGCGGGCACGGCGGTGTGCCGGTTCGTCGATCTGTCGACGGTGGGACAGCAAGCCGCACAACGTAATCAGGAGACGCTCGGCGCCAACGGCATCGCGGCGCTGGACAGCCCGGTCAGCGGCGGGGTGCACGGCGCCGAAGCCGGCACCCTGGCCGTGATGGTGTCCGGACCGCGCCGTGAATTCGAGTACCTGGAGCCGCTTTTCGCGGTGATCGGCCGGGCGATCTTCGTGTCCGAGCAGCCGGGCGCGGCGCAGACGATGAAGCTGATCAACAACCTGATGGCCGCGACCACGCTGGCCGCCACTACCGAGGTGGTGGTGATGGGGGTCAAGGCGGGCCTGGACCCCCAGGTGATGATCGACGTCCTCAACGCCGGCTCCGGCGGCACCCACGCCAGCCGCGACAAGTTCCCCCGGGCCGTGCTGCCGCGCACCTTCGACTACGGATTCGCCACCGGACTGATGACCAAGGATGTGCTGCTGTACCTGGCCGAGGCGCGGGCGGCGGGAACGCCGGTCTCGTTGGCGGAGTCGGTGGCCCGGGTGTGGGAGCAGACTCAGGCCGAGGAGGGGCCCGGGTCGGACTTCACATCGGTGGTCAAGCCGCTGGAACGCAGCGCCGGGGTGACGGTCGGCCAGACGTGACCCACGCGATATTGCTCGTGTCCTAATTATTAGGCCACTATGTAGTTATGTCCGCACCCGTCGCCCAGGAGCTCGACCCGCTGGCCTTGGAGCGGCAGGTCTGTTTCGCGCTGGCGGTCACCAACCGGGCGGTGCTCGCGGTGTACCGCCCGCTTCTCGAACCGCTGGGGCTGACGCATCCGCAGTACCTGGTGATGCTGTCGCTGTGGGATCACCAGAAGAAGTTGCCCGGGCAGTCCGCACCGCTGTCGGTCAAGCAGATCGCCGCCGTCTTGCAGATGGACTCGGCCACCCTGTCCCCGATGCTCAAACGCCTGGAGGCGCTCGGATTGATCACCCGGGCCCGCAACGCCACCGACGAGCGCTCCACCGACGTCCGGCTCACCGAGGCCGGCGCCGCCCTGCGCGAGCGCGCACTGGACATCCCGTCGACCGTGGTGGCACGGCTGGGCGTGGACCTGGCCGAACTGGAACACCTGCACGAAGTCTTGACCCGCATCAACTCGGCCGCGCTGGCGGCCGGCGCGCTGCAGTCTTGAACCCGCACCGCAAAGGAGGTCGCCGATGACCGTCGACGAGCCGCAAGGAACCGAGAAACCGACGACGTGGCAGTACCTCACGTACTGCTACGGACGCCGACTGCCCAAGTCGATGGACCGTTGGGTCGCCGAGGATCTGGCCGGCCAGGGCGCTGTCCGCAGGCACATGATCCGGTACGCCATCCCCCCGCTGTTCGTGCTCGCGCCGCTGTGGCTGCTGCCCGCATCGATCTACATGCGCATCGAGATGACGGTGCCGATCTACATCTGGGCACTGCTGATGGCGTTGGCGTTGAACAAGGTATGGCGCAGGCACCGGTTGGCCACGCACGGGCTGGACCCGAATCTGGTGGACGTGATCAAGCGCAAGAGGGACGCCCACATCCACGAGGACTACATCCGCAGATTCGGGCCGCGGCCCGACGATGCCCAGGCGCAATCCAACAGCAGCCCGTTCTAGCGGGTTTGCCGATGGCGGCCCCGGGTAAGCCTGCCGGGAGCGGAGGACCATAAAGCGGCTGGTTGCGCTCGGTCCTTCGTGAGGCGGTCGCTTGGGGTAACCACCGATGTTCAGACAGCAGCATCGGGCTGGGCGGTCGCCGCAAAAGGAACGCCGTCTCGGGCAAAAGCGATCAGCCGTGGGCCGTTACGCGCTTCCGGGCGCGATCACCGCCGCCGGAAAGAGGAACAGGGCCCACCGCAGTGAACCCTGACCGCCAAACTCTGTGGAGCTAAGGGGAATCGAACCCCTGACCTTCTCGATGCGAACGAGACGCGCTACCAACTGCGCTATAGCCCCTGGTGCCGGTACAGGTTATCAGCCACCGGTCACCGACTGAAATCGCGAGGTCGTTACTGCCCCGCAGCCCGCGGAAGGTCGTAGTGACGCGAGAACGGCACGTACTCCAGATGCTCGAACTCCGGGTCCTCGTCGTCGATCTCCAGCACGGCGGCACCGGGCCTGCGCAGGCGTGACGGAGTGAGGTCGAACTCCGGGTCGCTGGTGTTCTCGACCCCCAGCCGCGATCGGGCCATCCGCTGGGCGCGACGCCGGCGCAGCTGCTCCTCGATGCGGGTCTGACGCCGCAGGTAGGCCAAATAGAGCGCGGTGACGGTGCCGACCGCACCGCAGGCCCACCACATCGACGGCGACCAGGTGTACGCCGCGACGGCGCTGGTCAGCAGCAGCACCGCCATCACGGCGATGGTGCGGGCGCGGAACCGGTACTTGCGGGCCGAGACCGCGGCCGCGGTCGTCGACTCGCGGCGCCTGCGCCGTGCCGCGCTGATCGACTCGGCCATCCGCTGGTCGTCCTCGGTCGCCGCCTCGGGCTCGGCCTGGTCCTCGTCGTACTCGTACTCGTACTCGGCCACCGAGTAGACGCCCGTGTCCTCCGGATCGTGTTCCTCGTCCTCGGCCGACGGCGGGACCGGGTCTTCGCCCGCGGCCTGGTCGGTGCCGGGGTCGTCGTAGTCCGCAGTGACTTCCTCGACGTCGGCTTCTGCGGTCACCGGCGCTGCTTCGGCGGCCGGCAGCGCGCCCGAATCCTCGACGACGTCCACGTCGAGGTAGTCCGGCTCCGCGGCGTCCTCGACCTCGGCCGCGACCCGCACCATCGTGGTGGTGGGCGCGGCGTCCTCGAGGTCCGCGGACTCATCGGCGGGTCGCCAGTCGGGGTCGCTACGGTGCCCCGCGGCGGGTCCTCCGCGCCGGCGTAACCGGGCACCGGCGCCGCTGTTGAGCACGCGGGTGGACAGCGCGACGTCGCTGGTGCGGCGGACCGCGTCACGCTTGCTGATCAACATCGGAACAAGCACGAAGAGCCAAAGCACAACGAGCGAGATCCAGAGAAGAGATTGGGGGATGCTTGGCATGTCGCCTGCTCCTTTCCCCATCAGGCTAGGTCTGTGACCAGCGCATCCGTGGGCGGCGCGCCGAGCCAATTACACACCTGTAATTCACGGGATACAAGCACCAATAGTCACACGTGTCACATCAGTAACAATGGGACGTAATAATGGGACGGTAATAACGCCATTTGCGGCCCGTATTGCCCGGCGCGGCGACAGCGTGCGCCGCGGGCCTTCAGGCCCAGGACGCGCGGCCCGCGCGCACCAGTGCGGCGGCGACGGGGCCGCTCAGCTCCTCGACCGTCAACGCCACCAACAGATGGTCCCGCCATCCGCCGTCGACGTCGAGGTAGCGCTTCAGCAGGCCTTCCTCCCGGAAACCCGCCTTTGCCAGCACCGCACGGCTGGCCCCGTTCTCCGGGCGCACGGTGGCCTCGACGCGGTGCAGCATCACCGGCCCGAAGCAGTGGTCGAGCCCCAGCGCCAGGGCCGCGGTGGCCACCCCGCCGCCGACCGACGCGCTGGCCACCCAGTAACCGATCCACGCCGACCGCAACGCGCCGTGGGTGACGTTGCCGATCGTCAACTGCCCGGCGAACTGGCCGTCCAGTTCGATCACATACGGCAGCATGCGGCCCTTACGGGCCTCCGAGCGCAGGCTCGAGCACACCGAAGGCCACGACGAAACCGCGTGTCGCACTTCCCAATCCAACTCAGCCGTAGGCTCCCACGGTTCGAGATGCGCGCGGTCGGCCAGCCGGATCCTGCTCCACTGCGCGGCGTCGCGCAGCCGCACCGGACGCAGCCGGACCACCCCGGCGGGCACCCGCAGTGGACCGGCAGACAGCGGCCAGCCGGGATGTTGCGAGCGCGAACTCAACAGGTTCATCACCGCCGCGTTCTCGCGTTCACCCGCGTTGGGCCAGGAATGCGACGTCGACGATCTCCCCGGTGCGGATCTGCTCCGCCTCGCTGGGAACGACGACCAGACAGTTTGCCTCGGCAAGCGTCGCGAGCAGGTGTGAGGATGCGCCGGGTGCCCCGCCGAGCGCCTGCACGAGGTACTCGCCGGTGTCCTGATCGCGCATCAGCTGCCCTCGCAGGAAGCCCTTGCGGCCGGCCACCGACTCGATCGGCGACAGCGCGCGCGCCGGCACGATCCGCCGCGTCGCCTGCCGCTTGCCCAGCGAGAGCCGGATCAGCGGCCGCACCATCACCTCGAACACCACCAGCGCGCTGACCGGGTTGGCGGGCAGCAGGAACACCGGGACACCGTCGGCACCGAGCTGGCCGAACCCCTGCACGGACCCCGGGTGCATCGCGATCCGGGTGACCTCCATCTCGCCGAGCTCGGCCAGCACCGCGCGCACGCCTTCGGCGGCGGCCCCGCCGACGGCCCCGGCGATGACAACCGCCTCGGACCGGCCGAGCTGGCCTTCCACCACTTCGCGCAGCTTCTTGGGATCGGTGGGAACGATGCCGACCCGGTTCACCTCGGCGCCGGCGTCCCGCCCGGCCGCCGCCAGTGCGTAGGAGTTGACGTCGTAGACCTGCCCGTTGCCCGGCGTGCGGGAGATGTCGACGAGTTCACCGCCTACCGACAGCACCGACAACCGCGGCCGCGGATGCACCAGCACCCGTTCGCGCCCGACCGCGGCCAGCAGACCCACCTGGGCGGGGCCGATGATCGCGCCGGCACGGACCGCGACGTCACCGGGTTGCACGTCGTCGCCGGTGCGGCGCACATAGGCGCCCGAACGCACGCCGCGCAGCACCCGAACCCGCGAGTCGCCGCCGTCGGTCCACCGCAGCGGCAGCACCGCGTCGGCCAGCGTGGGCATCGGCGCCCCGGTCTGCACGCGCGCCGCCTGCCGGGGCTGCAGCCGGCTGGGTGTGCGGGCGCCGGCCTCGATCAGGCCCATCACCGGCAAACTGATCTCCCGCGGCCTGCCCTCGTCGCGGTCGGCGTCACCGTCCGCGTCGGGGTCGGCCGCGCCGCCGATGCCGAGGACATCCACACTGCGCACCGCGTAGCCGTCGATCGCGGCCTGGTCGAAACCGGGCAGCGGACGCTCGGTGACCACCTCTTCCGCGCACATCAGCCCCTGAGCTTCGGCGATCGCGACGCGCACCGGCCGCGGCGCCACCGCCGCAGCTGCTACCCGGGCTTGTTGCTCCTCCACCGAACGCACGGCACGCCTTTCTCACGTTGCACGGGCTGACATCGACCGATCGGCCCGCGGATGCGCTCGAGAGTGCAGCCGCTACGGCTCGGACGTCGCCGGAGCGAGACCCAGCCGCTCGACCAACCACCGGCGCAATTCAGGCCCGTAGTCGTCCCGCTCCAACGCAAAGTCAACCGCAGCCTTCAGGTAGCCCCCGGGATTTCCCAGGTCGTGTCGAGATCCGCGGTGGACGACGACGTGGACGGGATGGCCCTCCTCGATCAGCAGCGCGATCGCGTCGGTGAGTTGCAGCTCTCCCCCGGCACCACGCGGAATGCGCCGCAGCGCGTCGAAGATCGCCCGGTCCAGCACGTAGCGCCCGGCCGCGGCGAACAGCGACGGCGCCTCCTCGGCCTTCGGCTTCTCGACCATGCCCTTGACCTTGAGCACGTTCGGGTTCGCGGCGTCGGGGAGTTCCTCGACGTCGAACACGCCGTAGGCGCTGATGTCCTCGCGGTCCACCTCGATCGCGCAGAGCACGGTGCCGCCACGCTTGGCGCGCACCTTCGACATGATCTCCAGCACACCGGTGGGCAGCACCAGGTCGTCGGGCAGCAGCACGGCCACCGCGTCCTCGTCGGGCGACAGGCTGGCCTCGACGCAGCCGACGGCGTGGCCGAGACCGAGCGGCTCGGCCTGGACCACCGACTCCACCTTGATCAGCGCGGGCGCCCGCCGGACCTTCTCCAGCATCGTCTTCTTGCCGCGGGCCTCCAGCGTGCCCTCCAGCACCAGGTCCTCGACGAAATGCGCGACGACACCGTCCTTGCCCTCGGAGGTGATGATCACCAGCCGCTCGGCGCCGGCTTCGGCGGCCTCGGCGGCGACCAGTTCGATCCCGGGCGTGTCGACGACCGGCAGCAACTCCTTGGGCACCGTCTTGGTGGCGGGGAGAAAACGCGTTCCCAACCCCGCTGCGGGGACGATCGCAGTGCGCGGAATGGCAACTTCAGGCCGGTTCATCGTTCACACACTAACCTCTCTGAGTCGGTAGTTCCTTTCTTACCCCGTCGTCAAGAGGACTAGTCGGTGCCGGTCACCAAATCACATCTGCGGGCCGAAATCCTCAGCGCCCGGCGATCATTGAATCAGCAAACACGTAGCTGGGAGGCGGACCGACTGGTCCGCCATCTCGCCACGCTGGCGTCGCCGCGGTCGGTGATCTGCGCGTACATCCCGGTCGGCGCGGAACCCGGATCGGTCGCCATGGTCGACGATCTGGTGCAACGAGGCTGTACGGTGCTGCTTCCGGTCGCGCGCGAGGACGGGGACGGCACGCCCCAACCGCTGCAGTGGGGCCGGTACGTGCCCGGCACGCTCGTCGCGGCGCCGTTCGGTCTCCGCGAACCGCCCCCGCCGTGGCTACCTGCCGAGCGGGTGCGCGACGCGCAAACGGTGCTGGTGCCCGCCCTGGCGGTCGACCGCCAGGGCGCGCGCCTGGGTCGCGGCGCCGGTTATTACGACCGGACCCTGCCGCTGGCGGCGCCCGGGGCGGTGCTGGCGGCGGTGGTGCGCGACGACGAACTCGTCGACCACCTGCCGAGCGAGCCGCACGACGTCCGGATGACCCACGCGCTGACACCTCAGCAGGGGTTGCTGGCGCTGGGCCGGGGCGGTCCCGCGGAATGCCGCGGGCCAGGTGGCGGTTCTAGCACTTGAACTTGTAGAGTGCTAAGAAGTTTGACCATCTCGGAGGTTTGAGTGCCCACCTATTCTTATGCGTGCACCGATTGCCACAACAAGTTCGACGTGGTGCAGGCGTTCACCGACGATTCGCTGACCGAATGCCCGCAGTGCCACGGCCGGTTGCGCAAGGTCTTCGGCAAGGTCGGCGTGGTCTTCAAGGGCAGCGGCTTCTACCGCACCGACAGCCGGGAGTCCGGCAAGAGTTCCGGTGGCGGCAGCTCCTCGAACGGTGCTTCGTCCTCATCGGAGAAGTCCACGTCGGAGAAGTCCTCGTCGTCTGACAAGTCGTCGTCCGACAAGTCGTCCGCGTCGGGCAGCTCCTCGTCGAGCGGTTCTTCGGCGCCTGCGGCCGCCGCGTCCAGCTGACACGACTTATCCACAGCGGCGCAGATCGCTGCTGCCGCACGCCGTCGGCACCCGTTAGCGTCGGCTCATGGGACATCCGTTGGACCGGTCGGCGCTCGACCGGTTGGGGC contains:
- a CDS encoding DUF5313 domain-containing protein is translated as MTVDEPQGTEKPTTWQYLTYCYGRRLPKSMDRWVAEDLAGQGAVRRHMIRYAIPPLFVLAPLWLLPASIYMRIEMTVPIYIWALLMALALNKVWRRHRLATHGLDPNLVDVIKRKRDAHIHEDYIRRFGPRPDDAQAQSNSSPF
- a CDS encoding NAD(P)-dependent oxidoreductase, yielding MSASNVGGDVGFVGLGNIGFPVMRRLVAAGHRLVVFDTRAEVVAQAVALGAEAGASVRDVADRAETVLASLPTPQVSNEVVTEVAAGTAVCRFVDLSTVGQQAAQRNQETLGANGIAALDSPVSGGVHGAEAGTLAVMVSGPRREFEYLEPLFAVIGRAIFVSEQPGAAQTMKLINNLMAATTLAATTEVVVMGVKAGLDPQVMIDVLNAGSGGTHASRDKFPRAVLPRTFDYGFATGLMTKDVLLYLAEARAAGTPVSLAESVARVWEQTQAEEGPGSDFTSVVKPLERSAGVTVGQT
- a CDS encoding 5-formyltetrahydrofolate cyclo-ligase, coding for MPVTKSHLRAEILSARRSLNQQTRSWEADRLVRHLATLASPRSVICAYIPVGAEPGSVAMVDDLVQRGCTVLLPVAREDGDGTPQPLQWGRYVPGTLVAAPFGLREPPPPWLPAERVRDAQTVLVPALAVDRQGARLGRGAGYYDRTLPLAAPGAVLAAVVRDDELVDHLPSEPHDVRMTHALTPQQGLLALGRGGPAECRGPGGGSST
- a CDS encoding shikimate 5-dehydrogenase, whose translation is MTRPPLSKDTTVCISLAGRPSNIGTRFHNHLYDVLGLDFLYKAFTTTDIAAAIGGVRALGIRGCSVSMPFKQDVLALVDDVETSARAIESVNTIVNDTSVPGGRLTASNTDYLAVRQLIEQYGLDPGDPVVLRGSGGMARAVGAAFVDAGFTTGVVVARNPDSGAALADRLGYTYAADVDSVTAPILVNVTPIGMAGAPEERQLAFGQAAIGAADTVFDVVALPSETPLIATARSAAKQVITGAEVIALQAAEQFERYTGVRPSAEQIAEASAVSRA
- a CDS encoding cupin domain-containing protein — its product is MITGVDAEGRSCVVSDDALTLDQLAPGFAMGIPYATSASPPPSRPAGSAPLIDQGIAPGLVRWMVVDLGPDSETPMHHTDTLDLETVVSGSVELVLDDGAHPLQPGDLVVLAGVDHAWRAGPDGCRLSAVLIGTPPPA
- a CDS encoding MarR family transcriptional regulator, whose product is MSAPVAQELDPLALERQVCFALAVTNRAVLAVYRPLLEPLGLTHPQYLVMLSLWDHQKKLPGQSAPLSVKQIAAVLQMDSATLSPMLKRLEALGLITRARNATDERSTDVRLTEAGAALRERALDIPSTVVARLGVDLAELEHLHEVLTRINSAALAAGALQS
- a CDS encoding carboxymuconolactone decarboxylase family protein: MDRETYEKGREIRTAVLGEEYVRRAAANADEFSQPLQDLVTEYCWGAVWGREGLPLKTRSMLNLAMIATLNRPHELATHIRGALSNGVTRDEIREIFLQVGVYAGIPAAVDSFRVARAAFAELEDE
- a CDS encoding UTP--glucose-1-phosphate uridylyltransferase, which gives rise to MNRPEVAIPRTAIVPAAGLGTRFLPATKTVPKELLPVVDTPGIELVAAEAAEAGAERLVIITSEGKDGVVAHFVEDLVLEGTLEARGKKTMLEKVRRAPALIKVESVVQAEPLGLGHAVGCVEASLSPDEDAVAVLLPDDLVLPTGVLEIMSKVRAKRGGTVLCAIEVDREDISAYGVFDVEELPDAANPNVLKVKGMVEKPKAEEAPSLFAAAGRYVLDRAIFDALRRIPRGAGGELQLTDAIALLIEEGHPVHVVVHRGSRHDLGNPGGYLKAAVDFALERDDYGPELRRWLVERLGLAPATSEP
- the glp gene encoding gephyrin-like molybdotransferase Glp: MRSVEEQQARVAAAAVAPRPVRVAIAEAQGLMCAEEVVTERPLPGFDQAAIDGYAVRSVDVLGIGGAADPDADGDADRDEGRPREISLPVMGLIEAGARTPSRLQPRQAARVQTGAPMPTLADAVLPLRWTDGGDSRVRVLRGVRSGAYVRRTGDDVQPGDVAVRAGAIIGPAQVGLLAAVGRERVLVHPRPRLSVLSVGGELVDISRTPGNGQVYDVNSYALAAAGRDAGAEVNRVGIVPTDPKKLREVVEGQLGRSEAVVIAGAVGGAAAEGVRAVLAELGEMEVTRIAMHPGSVQGFGQLGADGVPVFLLPANPVSALVVFEVMVRPLIRLSLGKRQATRRIVPARALSPIESVAGRKGFLRGQLMRDQDTGEYLVQALGGAPGASSHLLATLAEANCLVVVPSEAEQIRTGEIVDVAFLAQRG
- a CDS encoding GNAT family N-acetyltransferase, translating into MSGLTSVRADDLAALTIFDGIGAEALVPLAAQLRPLTAAAGQVLMQQGEEAVSFLLIGSGRAEVTHTGEDGHLTVVTVEPGLIVGEIALLRDVPRTATVVATEPLTGWVGGREAFATMLEVPGLVNRLVRTARQRIAAFVTPIPVTMRDGTVLYLRPVLPGDVERTAEAPVEFSRETLYRRFQSMRAPTKSLLAYLFEVDYQDHFVFVLTEGPDGPVVADVRFVRDVHTPEEAEIAFIVGDAYQGRGLGTFLMSAISVAAGYDGVQRFTARVFADNYAMRAILNRYGARWHRDDLNVVVTEIPVPKAEDLPLDDALVGQIRAVARQVIRAAG
- a CDS encoding GNAT family protein → MNLLSSRSQHPGWPLSAGPLRVPAGVVRLRPVRLRDAAQWSRIRLADRAHLEPWEPTAELDWEVRHAVSSWPSVCSSLRSEARKGRMLPYVIELDGQFAGQLTIGNVTHGALRSAWIGYWVASASVGGGVATAALALGLDHCFGPVMLHRVEATVRPENGASRAVLAKAGFREEGLLKRYLDVDGGWRDHLLVALTVEELSGPVAAALVRAGRASWA
- the glpR gene encoding gephyrin-like molybdotransferase receptor GlpR, with translation MPSIPQSLLWISLVVLWLFVLVPMLISKRDAVRRTSDVALSTRVLNSGAGARLRRRGGPAAGHRSDPDWRPADESADLEDAAPTTTMVRVAAEVEDAAEPDYLDVDVVEDSGALPAAEAAPVTAEADVEEVTADYDDPGTDQAAGEDPVPPSAEDEEHDPEDTGVYSVAEYEYEYDEDQAEPEAATEDDQRMAESISAARRRRRESTTAAAVSARKYRFRARTIAVMAVLLLTSAVAAYTWSPSMWWACGAVGTVTALYLAYLRRQTRIEEQLRRRRAQRMARSRLGVENTSDPEFDLTPSRLRRPGAAVLEIDDEDPEFEHLEYVPFSRHYDLPRAAGQ
- a CDS encoding GGDEF domain-containing protein, which codes for MQRDQRRADHYEWFSGFLAARGAARPVRLLVAGTALSMAAALLVLLTGAGGPQGDTERAMLLLAVVGGVAGTVLWLSRWPTRTQSGGFAVVTALSIALACVAYPDPLAGLLGCIAFATIGAYAAFFHSTRMVLGIVLFAAAVAFSRAVVLAGDGRTALAAVDFFLVVQANIAMPVAIHTLLRALRGDLVDADLDPLTGLLNRRAFRRLTLNLFDTGRGESYLLVALLDLDNFKGVNDAHGHLVGDQTLVAVADALRATATPTAVIARSGGEEFLIADVVSTADAVTSCQRICEAIADLRSPATVTASVGTAVATLGDRPAGARDELVDHLLTAADAAMYRAKRNGGNQCHHHGVWPSTGPP